In Legionella beliardensis, the following are encoded in one genomic region:
- a CDS encoding thioester reductase domain-containing protein translates to MMEKNFSDLQKMSPAELLQEIQKRKTNKVNELVTDNEFEQFLIDLWQSYFPDSHFDTHTDFFSLGGTSLQAVMFLSKIKSKYNIEFDLIDMFKATTIAAQAKLIKDTLDNHKEEGKSFDYQADINLIKQINLSSDIKPVSNKLDNILLTGASGFLGIHLLKELLTNTDAVIFCIMRATSKEEGLARLLKIAKANKITLTTAEQCRIQCLCGDIAQKNLGLSEPDLTYVTECCDLIIHSAAAVNFVYPYERLRETNVLSLIELIKIAATYKLKSIHLISTIGVFNNQFNSLNKINENTPLLESAHLNGYFQSKWVIEKISEIAKEKGLPIAIYRPSGITINSKTKALGSEDLTYQLMKLSMKMGAFADLNTIIDVVPVDYVAEAITKLVANHPFQSNIYHLTSGEALSSKELINQLPKSKFIKILSYKEYIEQANKLVANTEDKELQRLGTLLISHLVVNSNATDNLPTFNSTFTDSLLNLKKKPKLKDTLLLIMKAAS, encoded by the coding sequence ATGATGGAAAAAAATTTTTCGGATTTACAAAAAATGTCTCCCGCGGAGTTACTCCAAGAGATTCAAAAGCGTAAAACGAATAAAGTGAATGAGTTAGTCACTGACAATGAATTCGAACAATTTTTAATTGATTTATGGCAATCCTATTTTCCAGACAGTCATTTTGATACACACACTGATTTTTTTTCTCTTGGCGGGACGTCATTGCAAGCGGTCATGTTCTTATCAAAAATTAAGAGCAAATATAATATTGAATTTGACTTAATTGACATGTTTAAAGCCACAACAATTGCAGCGCAAGCTAAGTTAATTAAGGATACTTTAGATAATCATAAAGAAGAGGGTAAGTCCTTTGATTACCAAGCAGATATTAATTTAATAAAGCAAATTAATTTGAGCAGTGACATTAAACCTGTTTCGAATAAATTAGATAATATTTTGCTAACTGGTGCTTCTGGGTTTTTAGGTATTCATTTGCTTAAAGAATTGCTAACCAACACAGACGCAGTTATTTTTTGTATTATGCGTGCAACATCGAAAGAGGAGGGCTTAGCTCGATTATTAAAAATTGCTAAAGCTAATAAAATTACTTTGACTACGGCTGAGCAATGTAGAATTCAGTGTTTATGCGGCGACATAGCTCAAAAAAATTTAGGGTTATCGGAACCTGATCTGACATATGTAACCGAATGTTGCGATTTAATTATTCATTCTGCAGCCGCTGTGAACTTTGTTTATCCTTATGAGCGCTTGCGTGAAACGAATGTGTTAAGCCTTATTGAGTTAATTAAAATCGCCGCAACCTATAAATTAAAATCCATTCATTTAATATCAACCATTGGCGTATTTAATAATCAGTTTAATTCTTTAAATAAAATTAATGAAAATACACCCTTATTAGAATCAGCGCATCTTAATGGTTATTTTCAGTCAAAATGGGTAATTGAAAAGATAAGTGAGATTGCCAAAGAAAAGGGATTACCGATAGCAATTTATAGACCAAGTGGTATTACCATTAACTCTAAAACGAAAGCTCTAGGCTCAGAGGATCTAACGTATCAACTCATGAAATTATCGATGAAAATGGGTGCCTTTGCCGATTTAAATACTATCATTGATGTAGTGCCTGTAGATTATGTAGCCGAAGCTATCACTAAACTCGTAGCTAATCATCCTTTTCAAAGTAATATTTATCATCTCACCTCAGGGGAGGCGTTAAGTAGTAAAGAGTTGATTAATCAATTACCTAAATCAAAATTTATTAAAATATTATCTTATAAAGAGTATATCGAGCAGGCGAATAAGTTAGTGGCTAATACTGAGGATAAAGAATTACAAAGATTAGGAACCTTATTGATTAGTCATTTAGTTGTTAATTCTAATGCCACCGATAATCTCCCTACATTTAATTCCACTTTTACCGACTCTTTATTAAACTTAAAGAAAAAGCCTAAGCTTAAAGATACGTTATTATTAATTATGAAGGCTGCAAGTTAG
- a CDS encoding AMP-binding protein: MFNKYPKIEYQHLCDILAYRNTHNPESIAYRFLGPDEQEELLTSGELFIEVAKLANLLLEYAKPGDRVILAAQPGLEYIIGFFACLRAGMIAVPVFPPANPQMASRLLHIIADAKPSLILGDKPVVSSLKKGQLATRFLPNRLGKLMGLSGELASLFDVFKQQQLPVIATSQRKHYTTTLPPVTIGAGTIAFLQYTSGSTDNPKGVVLTHKNLLANFAIMKQATRQTPESHIYSWLPPYHDMGLIGSILEPLYANIMTTFMSPQDFIKDPVRWVKHISKYRCTITSGPNFAYELCARRVSEAVLATLDLSCLDVAVNGAEPVSAKTLALFYDTFKQAGLKQSALFPCYGLAEATLMVTAEADFSPKKVIQVSLQDLSAHRVVLEEKSATRVELVSSGKAHLDVAIVDPNTQTRCRSDEVGEIWVHGDSVAQGYYRNEQETHKIFKNRIKDSNDPKEYLKTGDLGFFHDNHLFVCGRVKDLIIINGQNYYPQDLEKVVAHANAHIKKGNVIAFAKPGQVTERLVIVAELKGPADEEVYQAIITDIQKALSAAFYLTAQCIYLMPKRSIPKTTSGKLQRRKCAELIADDKIKALFTYCATEESQPSDQQASATWLQALLNTPEALRQDKLIAELQQLLAQVLNLPNSQDIDPKMSLFELGIDSLTAATLNERLKERLLINLSLNELFKNHTLVNLSHYLLSKIPATVKLPAVNASILPLDSNQKYPCSFTQESILKHYSINKEVAKYNLYTSVLLDKQVSHDAIIEKIRAFITSHDSLAIKFVKDHDTYQLFYSKQLDDACIYSFKLANNLDARDKAFQEQVLTQFDLLGGLLFRFVIFEYDSGEHEILFVVNHIISDVYSLIVAQQELINSGGMKKQLAQAEFNIAERSLYSRDNSDVYQLKDYGLRRLASLKPIKLHTQSKTKNELFKTQTFKLCPTNTMHTLMNQFHTTGFSVCVALMSLLLNALSLNEKIQLLIPLSKRKSHNDSQGLFATNLLICPSIDWNIGFKHLCTATQDEMLAMQENYYPLEELLSDLVMTKGININLPVVIGYLGDFSDSFSQLANIGATSMGLELMIYYAIDHNNQWTMHINYVEGNFSSVLINEIGMCFRKMLTQAIDTPKLLTYELYSKFSNNKALHDYAESLHSSAITVKTNMEGDILSDALHLFFETYPSIHLTVNKGSKNDALFRLSSLDKRLVQVVIIDANSYAKSENLSDEEGLLKLIDQINHLFVDDNQFSPVIVGIMGSQVLDTNAFKNKHSIFLQALDSSQYELNLIELIKKITPQIVNKIS, encoded by the coding sequence ATGTTTAATAAGTATCCAAAGATTGAATACCAACATTTATGTGACATACTCGCTTACCGCAATACGCACAACCCCGAAAGCATTGCCTATCGTTTTTTAGGGCCTGATGAGCAAGAGGAATTATTAACCTCAGGGGAATTATTTATTGAAGTTGCGAAGCTTGCTAATTTGCTTTTAGAGTATGCCAAACCAGGTGACCGGGTTATTTTAGCAGCACAACCTGGGTTAGAGTACATTATTGGCTTTTTTGCCTGCTTACGCGCTGGGATGATCGCGGTACCTGTTTTTCCGCCAGCTAATCCACAAATGGCCTCTCGTTTGTTACATATCATTGCTGATGCCAAGCCGAGCTTGATTTTAGGCGATAAGCCCGTTGTAAGCTCACTTAAAAAAGGTCAGCTAGCAACGCGCTTTTTACCCAATCGCCTAGGTAAGCTGATGGGTTTATCAGGTGAACTCGCAAGTTTATTTGACGTTTTTAAGCAACAGCAGTTGCCAGTGATTGCGACTAGCCAGCGCAAGCACTACACCACGACCTTACCGCCGGTAACCATTGGCGCAGGCACCATTGCATTTTTGCAATACACTTCAGGCTCAACGGATAATCCCAAAGGGGTGGTGTTAACGCATAAAAATTTATTAGCCAACTTCGCGATCATGAAGCAGGCCACACGGCAAACCCCAGAAAGCCATATTTATTCTTGGCTGCCGCCTTATCATGACATGGGACTCATTGGCAGTATCTTAGAGCCGCTTTACGCTAACATCATGACCACTTTTATGTCGCCGCAGGATTTTATTAAGGATCCAGTCAGGTGGGTTAAGCATATATCTAAGTACCGCTGCACAATTACCAGTGGCCCTAACTTTGCCTATGAACTTTGTGCAAGGCGCGTCTCAGAGGCAGTGCTGGCTACTTTGGATTTAAGTTGCTTGGATGTGGCTGTTAATGGGGCAGAACCGGTCTCAGCTAAAACATTGGCGCTCTTTTATGACACGTTTAAACAGGCAGGTTTAAAGCAAAGTGCGTTATTTCCTTGCTACGGCTTAGCAGAAGCCACGTTAATGGTGACTGCGGAAGCGGACTTTTCCCCAAAAAAAGTGATTCAGGTTTCTTTGCAAGATTTAAGTGCGCATCGGGTTGTCTTAGAAGAAAAATCAGCCACCCGTGTGGAGTTGGTGAGCTCTGGTAAAGCTCATTTGGATGTAGCCATTGTTGACCCTAACACCCAAACACGCTGCCGAAGTGATGAAGTAGGTGAAATTTGGGTGCATGGGGACTCGGTTGCCCAAGGGTATTATCGGAATGAACAAGAAACGCACAAGATTTTTAAAAATCGAATTAAAGACAGCAATGACCCTAAGGAGTACCTAAAAACCGGTGATTTAGGCTTTTTTCATGATAATCATTTATTCGTTTGCGGACGCGTTAAAGATTTAATCATCATCAATGGCCAAAACTATTACCCCCAAGATTTAGAAAAAGTGGTCGCCCATGCCAATGCCCACATTAAAAAAGGCAATGTCATTGCCTTTGCGAAACCAGGTCAGGTCACCGAGCGCTTAGTGATTGTGGCAGAGTTAAAAGGACCGGCCGATGAGGAGGTGTATCAAGCCATTATTACTGACATACAAAAAGCGCTATCAGCGGCGTTCTACCTCACCGCGCAATGTATTTATTTAATGCCTAAGCGCAGCATCCCTAAAACCACCAGTGGCAAATTACAGCGGCGCAAGTGTGCTGAATTAATTGCCGATGATAAAATAAAAGCGCTTTTTACTTATTGTGCTACAGAAGAAAGCCAACCTTCTGACCAACAAGCCAGTGCCACGTGGCTTCAAGCCCTTTTAAATACCCCTGAAGCGCTGCGACAAGACAAGCTTATTGCTGAGCTACAACAGCTGCTTGCCCAAGTGCTTAATTTACCGAACTCGCAAGATATTGATCCCAAAATGAGTTTATTTGAATTAGGGATTGATTCCTTAACTGCTGCAACATTAAATGAAAGGTTAAAAGAAAGACTATTAATTAATTTAAGTTTAAACGAACTATTTAAAAATCATACCTTAGTTAATTTAAGTCATTATCTATTAAGTAAGATACCAGCAACTGTTAAATTACCAGCGGTGAACGCTTCTATTTTACCGCTTGATAGCAACCAAAAATACCCATGCTCTTTTACACAAGAATCGATTTTAAAACATTATTCTATAAATAAAGAAGTGGCAAAATATAATCTATACACCTCCGTTCTATTAGATAAACAGGTCAGTCATGATGCAATAATTGAAAAAATTAGAGCGTTCATCACTAGCCATGACTCCCTGGCTATAAAATTTGTTAAAGACCATGATACTTATCAACTGTTTTACTCAAAGCAATTAGATGACGCCTGCATTTACTCGTTTAAATTAGCTAATAATCTTGATGCCCGAGATAAGGCTTTTCAAGAACAAGTACTGACTCAATTTGATTTACTAGGTGGCTTATTATTTCGATTTGTAATTTTTGAGTATGATTCAGGTGAGCATGAGATACTTTTTGTAGTAAATCATATTATATCTGACGTCTATTCCTTAATAGTAGCCCAGCAAGAATTAATCAATTCTGGCGGCATGAAAAAGCAGTTAGCCCAGGCCGAATTTAATATCGCCGAGCGATCACTTTATAGCCGGGATAATAGTGATGTTTACCAGTTAAAAGACTATGGGTTGCGCAGATTAGCTAGCCTGAAACCTATAAAGCTACATACACAGTCTAAAACAAAGAATGAATTGTTTAAGACGCAGACATTTAAATTATGCCCTACAAATACCATGCATACGCTCATGAATCAGTTTCACACCACCGGTTTTAGTGTATGCGTCGCTTTAATGAGCCTGTTACTAAATGCTCTGTCTCTAAATGAAAAAATTCAATTATTAATTCCGTTGAGTAAACGGAAATCTCACAATGATAGCCAAGGTTTGTTTGCGACTAATTTGCTAATTTGTCCATCCATTGACTGGAATATTGGTTTTAAACACTTATGTACGGCTACTCAAGATGAAATGCTTGCTATGCAAGAAAACTACTATCCACTTGAAGAGCTGCTGTCTGACTTAGTAATGACTAAGGGAATTAATATCAATCTACCGGTTGTAATAGGTTATCTAGGTGATTTTTCTGACTCATTCTCACAATTAGCAAATATTGGCGCTACTAGTATGGGCCTTGAATTAATGATTTATTACGCCATTGATCATAATAATCAGTGGACGATGCATATTAACTACGTAGAGGGAAATTTTTCATCCGTACTTATCAACGAAATAGGTATGTGTTTTAGGAAAATGTTAACTCAAGCCATTGATACCCCAAAGTTATTAACCTATGAGTTATATTCTAAATTTTCAAATAATAAAGCATTGCATGACTATGCGGAGTCACTGCATTCTTCTGCAATTACCGTAAAGACAAACATGGAAGGCGACATTCTAAGTGATGCATTGCATTTATTTTTTGAAACTTATCCATCCATTCATTTAACTGTTAATAAGGGGTCTAAAAATGACGCGTTGTTTAGATTGAGTAGCCTAGATAAACGCTTGGTTCAAGTAGTCATTATAGATGCTAATAGTTATGCGAAATCGGAAAACCTATCTGATGAGGAAGGCTTATTAAAACTTATAGACCAGATAAATCATTTATTTGTTGATGATAATCAGTTTTCACCAGTTATTGTTGGAATCATGGGTAGTCAAGTTTTAGATACAAATGCCTTTAAAAATAAACATAGCATTTTCCTGCAAGCATTAGACTCAAGCCAATATGAATTAAATTTAATTGAACTAATAAAAAAAATAACACCTCAAATTGTAAATAAAATATCCTAA
- a CDS encoding HAD-IIIC family phosphatase, producing the protein MHIDSFNDPYQHLCDILAYRNANNPEGLAYRFLGPDEHEELLTSRELFIEVAKLANLLLEYAKPGNRVILAAQPGLEYIIGFFACLRAGMIAVPVFPPANPQMTARLLHIIADAKPSLILGDKPVVSSLKKGQLATRFLPNRLGKLMGLSGELASLFDVFKQQQLPVIATNQRKHYTTTLPPVTIDANTIAFLQYTSGSTGNPKGVVLTHKNLLANMAIIKQATRQTPQSHLYSWLPPYHDMGLIAGLLEPLYANIMTTYTSPQDFIRDPVRWVKHISKYRCTMTGGPNFAYELCARRVSEAVLATLDLSCLDVAVNGAEPVSAKTMALFYDTFKQAGLKQSALFPCYGLAEATLMVSAEADFSPKKVIQVALQDLSAHRVVLEDKSTTSVELVSSGKACVDVQIVDPNTQTRCQSDEVGEIWVHGDSIAQGYYQNEKETYKIFKNQIKDSNEPKEYLKTGDLGFFHDNHLFVCGRVKDLIIINGQNYYPQDLEKVVTHANAHIKKGNVIAFAKPGQVTERLVIVAELKGPADEEVYQAIITDIQKALSAAFHLTAQFIYLMPKRSIPKTTSGKLQRRKCAELIADDKIKALFAYCAAEDSQPVTDQQANATWLQALLSTPEVLRQDKLIAELQQLLAQVLNLPNAHNIDPKMNLFELGIDSLQLGELLTKLNAKLHSLCNLNAALILDNPTILHLADVIEKAVKKLDYNEIEQILSKHSLASQFEYSTFYPMTDRQLNFYLSDKLAPSKGAYNIAVAVKLNFKIDLSKLKSTLLKLITAHSVFKSKVKLQNDKLYVNEEGKALSLAQFFINIKCEDKELNSLFNQYTIEPFETEQGLLFRIILIECQGNYYLQLVAHHLIADGISLKLFVEQFLRLYHQNKLSRAHQYAEFASWLKQYKSLPQYNQAQVYWNNLIEHASSKSYLNQPKGWDIALNQDEINYEQSEQIKQFCRAHHISVQNLLMYSYYLVLSRKLATTQLTIGTLFSGRISERWQNTLGVFVNLLPVVFNYTSYPDVLQGIKNLQKQIIHSGEYADYTQPNRLLNSKNKKLFEFVFVYQVTSQANQGIDIVYKNNGLGLDPFVLEVRNDGTIELLVKYNQTLFSAKDIESFIKEMKNVCLAIVNNTLVHQNSFPVEKFDHLTSPKKSIGLLSTFTIEPIKPFIEYWFDQIDQHYDLEIGDFNQVIQNLINVNSLLYKHKVNFLFISLYDWFKDKLDESIITDLINALEFYAHNTTYPIFLMFTPPPPDLTAEINFNDMELTVQNHFKQVGTVYVKTHADFLSVSAVANYFDQLTYQQGSIPYTQELYLALATYSVRQLHCLQRAPKKVIVIDCDNTLWEGEIGEVSFKGIKINPNHLQLQAKLKELRSNGFLLALSSKNTLEDVQLAFEKRKEMVLKWSDIVLAKVDWNNKATNILAIAEALNLSLNSFIFIDDNPLECHAVKTALPDVEVIQFPKEQADIKQFLANIWSFDLPKKTKEDSLRTEFYNQEKYRESIKKSALNLNEFIKQLNLQINIAPLKQEDISRVSQLSMRTNQFNTTTIRRDESQIIDFVKQENSNIYTVSVADKFGDYGLVGVLMIYWLKDRLVVDSMLLSCRALGRGVEQQMQQKLIDLCQQNQVKTIEYKFIKTKRNDPAQQFLDSIYTKLNLDNYLVILS; encoded by the coding sequence ATGCACATAGATAGCTTTAATGATCCATACCAACATTTATGTGACATACTCGCTTACCGCAACGCGAATAACCCCGAAGGTCTTGCCTACCGATTTTTAGGGCCTGATGAGCATGAGGAATTATTAACCTCTAGGGAATTGTTTATTGAGGTTGCGAAGCTTGCTAATTTGCTCTTAGAGTATGCCAAACCAGGTAATCGGGTTATTTTAGCAGCGCAACCTGGGCTAGAGTATATTATTGGTTTTTTTGCCTGCTTGCGCGCTGGGATGATTGCGGTGCCTGTTTTTCCGCCCGCTAATCCGCAAATGACCGCTCGCTTACTACACATTATTGCCGATGCCAAACCGAGTTTGATTTTAGGCGATAAGCCTGTTGTAAGCTCACTTAAAAAAGGTCAGTTGGCGACTCGCTTTTTACCCAATCGCCTAGGTAAGCTGATGGGTTTATCAGGTGAACTCGCAAGCTTATTTGACGTCTTTAAGCAGCAGCAGTTGCCGGTGATTGCGACTAACCAGCGCAAGCACTACACCACGACCTTACCACCGGTAACCATCGACGCAAACACCATCGCGTTTTTGCAATACACTTCAGGGTCCACGGGTAATCCCAAAGGGGTGGTGTTAACGCATAAAAATTTATTAGCCAATATGGCGATTATAAAGCAGGCGACACGCCAAACTCCACAAAGCCATCTTTATTCTTGGTTGCCGCCTTACCATGATATGGGGTTAATAGCTGGTCTCCTAGAGCCCCTATACGCCAATATTATGACTACCTATACGTCGCCACAGGATTTTATTAGGGATCCAGTCAGGTGGGTTAAGCATATATCTAAGTACCGTTGTACAATGACTGGCGGCCCTAATTTTGCCTATGAACTTTGCGCACGACGCGTCTCAGAGGCAGTGCTGGCCACCTTGGATTTAAGCTGTTTGGATGTGGCTGTCAATGGGGCTGAGCCAGTTTCAGCAAAAACTATGGCGCTATTTTATGACACGTTTAAACAGGCAGGCTTAAAGCAAAGTGCGTTATTTCCTTGCTACGGCTTAGCAGAAGCTACGTTAATGGTGTCGGCGGAAGCGGATTTTTCGCCCAAGAAAGTGATTCAGGTGGCCTTACAAGACTTAAGCGCGCATCGGGTCGTCTTAGAAGACAAATCAACCACCAGTGTGGAGTTGGTGAGCTCAGGTAAGGCCTGTGTGGATGTGCAAATTGTGGATCCTAACACCCAAACACGTTGCCAAAGCGATGAGGTGGGCGAAATCTGGGTGCATGGTGATTCAATTGCTCAAGGGTATTATCAAAATGAAAAAGAAACCTACAAGATTTTTAAAAATCAAATTAAAGACAGCAATGAGCCGAAGGAGTACCTCAAGACCGGCGATTTAGGTTTTTTTCATGATAACCATTTATTCGTTTGTGGACGCGTTAAAGATTTAATCATCATCAACGGCCAAAATTATTACCCTCAAGATCTAGAAAAAGTGGTCACCCATGCTAATGCCCACATTAAAAAAGGCAATGTCATTGCTTTTGCGAAACCTGGACAAGTCACCGAGCGCTTAGTGATTGTGGCCGAATTAAAAGGACCGGCCGATGAGGAGGTGTATCAAGCCATCATTACCGACATACAAAAAGCGCTATCAGCGGCGTTCCACCTCACTGCGCAATTTATTTATTTAATGCCTAAGCGCAGCATTCCTAAAACCACCAGTGGCAAATTACAGCGGCGTAAGTGTGCGGAATTAATTGCCGATGACAAAATAAAAGCACTTTTTGCTTATTGTGCTGCAGAGGACAGCCAGCCCGTCACTGATCAACAAGCCAATGCCACTTGGCTGCAAGCACTCTTAAGTACCCCTGAAGTGCTGCGACAAGACAAACTTATCGCTGAGCTACAACAGTTGCTAGCCCAAGTGCTTAATCTACCGAACGCACACAACATTGATCCTAAAATGAATCTTTTTGAGTTAGGGATTGATTCGCTGCAGCTCGGTGAGCTATTAACTAAACTCAATGCTAAGCTTCACAGCCTTTGTAATTTAAATGCAGCGTTAATTCTTGATAACCCAACCATTCTACATTTAGCCGATGTTATTGAAAAAGCTGTTAAAAAACTAGACTATAATGAAATTGAGCAAATATTATCTAAGCATTCACTAGCTAGCCAATTTGAGTACTCAACTTTTTACCCTATGACGGATAGACAACTCAATTTCTATTTAAGCGATAAGTTAGCACCTAGTAAAGGTGCTTATAATATTGCAGTTGCCGTAAAATTAAATTTTAAAATTGACCTTTCTAAACTTAAAAGTACGCTATTAAAACTCATTACAGCCCATTCAGTATTTAAATCTAAAGTTAAGCTGCAAAATGATAAATTATATGTTAATGAAGAAGGTAAAGCGCTTTCTCTTGCGCAATTTTTTATAAATATAAAATGCGAGGACAAAGAACTTAACTCCTTATTTAATCAATACACCATTGAGCCCTTCGAAACTGAGCAGGGGCTTTTATTTAGAATTATATTGATTGAATGCCAAGGGAATTATTATTTACAATTAGTAGCGCACCACTTAATTGCTGATGGGATATCATTAAAGCTATTTGTAGAGCAATTTTTACGGCTTTATCATCAAAATAAACTTAGCAGAGCGCACCAATATGCAGAATTTGCTTCTTGGCTTAAACAATATAAATCATTGCCGCAATATAATCAGGCTCAAGTCTATTGGAATAATTTAATTGAGCATGCGTCTTCTAAGAGTTATTTAAATCAGCCAAAGGGATGGGATATTGCCTTAAATCAAGATGAAATTAATTATGAGCAAAGCGAGCAAATTAAGCAATTTTGTCGAGCACATCATATTAGTGTGCAAAATTTATTAATGTATAGTTATTATTTAGTGCTAAGCAGGAAACTTGCAACGACCCAATTAACGATAGGAACTTTATTTTCTGGACGAATCTCTGAGCGTTGGCAAAATACTTTGGGGGTCTTTGTAAATCTATTACCAGTGGTATTTAATTACACATCCTACCCAGATGTTTTACAAGGTATTAAGAATTTACAAAAGCAAATTATTCATTCTGGCGAATATGCTGATTATACCCAGCCAAATCGTTTATTAAACAGTAAAAATAAAAAGCTTTTTGAATTTGTTTTTGTTTATCAAGTGACAAGTCAAGCAAATCAAGGCATTGACATTGTTTATAAAAACAATGGCCTAGGCCTAGATCCGTTTGTTTTAGAGGTGCGCAATGATGGCACAATAGAGCTACTTGTTAAATATAACCAAACCTTATTTTCTGCTAAGGACATTGAAAGCTTTATTAAAGAAATGAAAAACGTATGCCTAGCTATTGTCAACAATACCTTAGTGCACCAAAATTCTTTCCCCGTAGAGAAATTTGACCATTTAACATCGCCAAAAAAATCGATTGGCTTATTATCAACATTTACCATTGAACCAATTAAGCCATTTATAGAATATTGGTTTGACCAAATTGACCAGCACTATGATTTAGAAATTGGTGATTTTAATCAAGTGATTCAGAATTTAATTAATGTAAATAGCCTACTTTATAAACACAAAGTTAACTTTCTTTTTATTTCTCTTTATGATTGGTTTAAGGATAAATTAGATGAAAGCATAATCACTGATTTAATCAATGCGCTTGAGTTTTATGCACACAATACTACCTATCCCATTTTCTTAATGTTTACCCCACCGCCGCCAGATTTAACAGCAGAGATAAATTTTAATGACATGGAATTAACGGTGCAAAATCATTTTAAACAAGTTGGAACTGTTTATGTTAAAACCCATGCTGATTTCTTAAGTGTTTCTGCAGTCGCTAATTATTTTGACCAGTTAACTTACCAGCAGGGCAGCATACCCTATACCCAAGAACTATATCTGGCTTTAGCTACCTATTCGGTAAGGCAATTACACTGCCTACAACGAGCCCCTAAAAAAGTGATTGTGATTGATTGTGATAATACTTTATGGGAAGGAGAAATTGGCGAAGTAAGTTTTAAAGGAATAAAAATTAATCCTAATCATTTGCAATTACAAGCTAAGCTAAAAGAGTTAAGATCAAATGGATTTTTATTGGCATTAAGCAGTAAAAATACCTTAGAGGATGTGCAGTTAGCGTTTGAAAAGCGCAAGGAAATGGTTCTTAAATGGAGCGATATTGTACTTGCTAAGGTTGATTGGAATAATAAAGCAACTAACATTCTAGCTATAGCCGAGGCGCTTAATCTAAGCTTAAATTCATTTATTTTTATTGATGATAATCCCTTGGAGTGCCATGCCGTAAAAACTGCTCTTCCGGACGTTGAGGTTATCCAATTTCCTAAAGAACAAGCTGATATTAAACAGTTTTTAGCGAATATTTGGAGCTTTGATTTACCTAAAAAAACCAAAGAAGATTCATTAAGAACTGAATTTTATAACCAAGAGAAATACCGAGAGAGTATTAAAAAATCTGCACTTAATCTTAATGAGTTTATTAAGCAGCTTAATTTACAAATTAATATTGCTCCTTTAAAACAAGAAGATATTTCTCGAGTTTCTCAGTTATCTATGAGAACAAATCAATTCAATACAACGACTATCCGGCGTGATGAAAGTCAAATTATTGATTTTGTAAAACAAGAAAATTCAAATATATATACTGTGAGTGTTGCAGATAAGTTTGGAGATTATGGGTTAGTCGGTGTTCTCATGATTTATTGGCTTAAAGACCGTCTAGTGGTAGACAGCATGCTATTAAGTTGCCGCGCTTTAGGTCGTGGCGTTGAGCAACAAATGCAGCAAAAACTAATTGATTTGTGTCAGCAAAATCAAGTCAAAACGATTGAATATAAATTTATAAAAACTAAAAGAAACGATCCGGCGCAGCAATTTTTAGATTCTATCTATACTAAACTAAATTTGGATAATTATTTAGTTATTTTAAGTTGA